A part of Paenibacillus donghaensis genomic DNA contains:
- a CDS encoding carbohydrate ABC transporter permease — translation MQNWWSLKWHEVRANKHSYILMAPYMILFAVFTVLPVLVSIVLSFTYFNMLEFPKFIGWQNYTRLFLEDDVFLIALKNTLLFAVITGPISYIACFVFAWIINELSPKLRAVMTLVFYAPSISGNVYFIWLMIFSGDRYGIMNGLLLKFGFILEPIQWLKTEGYIMPIIILVQLWLSLGTGFLAFIAGLQTVDGTLYEAGAVDGIKNRWQELWYITLPSMRPQLMFGAVIQITTAFAVADVSIALAGFPSVNYAAETIVTHLIDFGTTRFEMGYASSIATILFLIMVGSNLVVQKLLRKVGE, via the coding sequence GTGCAAAATTGGTGGAGCCTGAAGTGGCATGAAGTAAGAGCCAATAAGCATTCGTATATTTTGATGGCGCCGTATATGATATTGTTCGCCGTATTTACGGTATTGCCTGTCTTAGTCTCGATTGTGCTTAGCTTCACGTACTTCAATATGCTGGAATTTCCAAAGTTTATAGGCTGGCAGAACTATACCCGCTTATTTTTAGAAGATGATGTATTTCTGATCGCCCTCAAAAACACGCTGTTATTCGCTGTGATCACAGGGCCGATTAGTTATATCGCCTGTTTTGTGTTTGCCTGGATCATTAATGAGCTGTCTCCCAAGCTTAGAGCCGTGATGACACTCGTTTTCTATGCGCCGTCCATTTCCGGGAATGTTTATTTCATCTGGCTGATGATCTTCTCCGGGGACCGGTACGGGATTATGAACGGGTTATTGCTGAAGTTTGGCTTCATTCTGGAGCCGATCCAGTGGCTCAAAACGGAAGGCTACATTATGCCAATCATCATCCTTGTTCAATTATGGCTCAGCCTCGGAACGGGGTTCCTCGCGTTCATTGCAGGGCTGCAGACCGTCGATGGAACCTTATATGAAGCGGGAGCTGTAGACGGAATCAAGAACCGCTGGCAGGAGCTGTGGTACATAACCTTGCCTTCCATGCGTCCGCAGCTGATGTTTGGCGCCGTTATTCAGATTACGACCGCATTTGCTGTAGCTGATGTTTCGATTGCACTGGCCGGGTTCCCGAGCGTGAACTACGCAGCCGAAACCATTGTAACGCATCTGATTGACTTCGGTACGACCAGGTTTGAGATGGGCTATGCTTCATCTATTGCGACAATATTGTTCCTGATTATGGTAGGGTCGAACCTTGTTGTTCAGAAACTTCTTAGAAAGGTGGGTGAATAG
- a CDS encoding carbohydrate ABC transporter permease, with protein sequence MQSPLPVRKEANHYRVQKARGKAVDILYSLFRYALVIGISFIIVYPLIMKFSIAFKDKTDIYNPTIYLIPVHFTLDNIKMAMQILDYFPLLGNTLLFVVVTTLLTTASCALAGYGFARFSFPGSNILFALVVLTLLVPTSTLMVPMYLHFRSFDILGLVQLFTGKDGINLLNTYWPSVITSATAIGLKAGLFIYIFRQFFKGMPKEIEEAALIDGAGGVKTFLRIMLPNAVSPMITVILFCFVWQYNDTFFTSLFMSEVALMPTKVSSLAAQANALLPGLLGTGAGGSNIKADPNHVAMIIDTGILLAIIPLILLYMVVQRYFVESVERSGIIG encoded by the coding sequence ATGCAATCTCCACTACCTGTTCGTAAAGAGGCGAATCACTATAGAGTCCAGAAGGCGAGAGGTAAGGCAGTAGATATTCTGTATTCACTGTTTCGCTATGCGCTTGTCATCGGGATTTCATTCATTATTGTTTACCCGCTGATTATGAAATTCTCGATCGCCTTCAAAGACAAAACGGACATTTATAATCCGACAATTTATTTGATACCGGTGCACTTTACGCTTGATAACATTAAGATGGCGATGCAGATCCTGGACTACTTCCCGCTGCTGGGGAATACGCTGCTCTTCGTCGTAGTAACCACGCTGCTAACCACTGCTTCCTGCGCCTTGGCGGGTTACGGCTTTGCCCGATTCTCCTTTCCGGGAAGCAACATCCTGTTCGCGCTCGTCGTTCTGACCTTGCTTGTACCCACCAGCACGCTGATGGTGCCGATGTATCTGCATTTCAGAAGCTTTGATATTCTGGGACTTGTGCAGCTGTTCACAGGCAAAGACGGGATCAATCTGCTCAATACGTATTGGCCTTCCGTTATTACATCGGCGACAGCTATCGGGTTAAAAGCGGGCTTGTTCATCTATATTTTCCGCCAATTCTTCAAAGGAATGCCGAAGGAAATAGAAGAAGCCGCTCTGATTGACGGTGCGGGAGGCGTTAAAACCTTCTTGCGGATTATGCTGCCGAATGCAGTCTCCCCAATGATTACCGTCATTCTGTTCTGCTTCGTCTGGCAGTATAACGATACCTTCTTCACCTCCCTCTTCATGAGTGAGGTGGCGCTTATGCCTACGAAGGTCAGTTCGTTAGCGGCTCAGGCGAATGCATTGCTTCCGGGCCTGCTGGGGACAGGGGCGGGCGGTTCGAATATTAAGGCAGATCCAAACCATGTAGCCATGATTATCGATACCGGCATATTGCTGGCCATTATCCCGCTTATTCTGCTGTATATGGTGGTGCAGCGTTACTTCGTAGAGAGCGTCGAGCGGAGCGGTATTATTGGCTAA
- a CDS encoding Yip1 family protein, translating to MRQDFIKFPLHLIVHPFDSFWDMKYEGKGKIRVTLTILLLVVISMILKNQFAGFLVNYNDPRHLNSITQLFTIVFPFFLWCLSNWAITTLMDGEGKFKEIMMATGYALVPIVIIYTPMVIASRFMAEEETTFYYLMMTISSIWFVALLFVGIMTVHQYTVPKAIVTMLLTVVVMGIVVFLGALVLSMLQQIIEFFVNIYRELTFRT from the coding sequence ATGAGGCAGGATTTCATTAAATTTCCGCTGCACCTCATTGTGCATCCGTTTGATAGCTTTTGGGATATGAAGTATGAAGGGAAAGGTAAAATCCGGGTAACCCTGACGATTCTGCTTCTGGTAGTCATTTCGATGATTCTAAAGAATCAGTTCGCCGGTTTCCTTGTCAATTATAATGATCCCCGCCACTTAAACAGCATCACGCAATTATTTACGATTGTATTTCCCTTCTTTCTGTGGTGCCTGTCGAACTGGGCGATCACCACGTTAATGGACGGGGAAGGGAAATTCAAGGAAATTATGATGGCCACAGGTTATGCGCTCGTTCCCATTGTGATTATTTATACGCCGATGGTTATTGCAAGCCGGTTTATGGCTGAGGAAGAGACGACCTTCTATTATTTGATGATGACGATATCGTCCATATGGTTTGTAGCCCTATTGTTCGTCGGCATTATGACAGTCCATCAATATACCGTACCCAAAGCCATTGTAACGATGCTGCTCACGGTGGTTGTCATGGGAATTGTCGTATTTCTCGGAGCGCTCGTATTAAGTATGCTCCAGCAAATTATAGAGTTCTTCGTTAACATTTATCGGGAATTAACTTTCCGTACGTAA
- a CDS encoding carbohydrate ABC transporter permease, translating into MNLPFQMNAKQRLSRSIRMPKKRVNRSIWGTLSLFALLTVFGAFMILPLVYAVNNAFKPLDEIFIFPPTLFVRHPTMNNFIDLFNLLGNSWVPFSRYVFNTVFITGVGIVGHVLLASAAAYPLAKHHFPGKKILFSIVVLSLMFTPAVTAMPNYMIMSWLGLIDTYWAVIIPAFAYSLGLYLMKQFMEQIPDVLLEAAKMDGASEYRIFWSIVMPNVKPAWLTLIILLFQILWGSDGNGFIYSEQLKSLHFAAAQVVAGGIARSGAAAAVALILMSVPITLFIFSQSRIIETMATSGMKD; encoded by the coding sequence ATGAATCTCCCCTTTCAAATGAATGCCAAACAACGATTAAGCCGATCCATCCGAATGCCCAAAAAGCGGGTGAACCGGTCCATATGGGGGACCCTTTCTTTATTCGCCCTGCTGACCGTGTTTGGAGCATTTATGATTCTGCCGCTCGTCTACGCTGTCAATAATGCGTTCAAGCCGCTGGATGAGATCTTTATCTTCCCGCCGACGTTATTTGTCCGGCATCCGACGATGAATAACTTTATTGATCTGTTCAACCTGCTCGGCAATTCATGGGTTCCGTTCTCACGGTATGTGTTCAATACGGTATTTATTACCGGCGTGGGCATTGTCGGACACGTGTTGCTAGCCTCGGCTGCAGCGTATCCACTGGCTAAACATCATTTTCCCGGCAAAAAGATCCTGTTCAGCATCGTTGTCCTGTCGCTGATGTTCACGCCAGCTGTAACCGCCATGCCAAACTATATGATCATGTCCTGGCTGGGGCTCATCGACACGTACTGGGCCGTCATTATACCGGCGTTTGCCTATTCACTCGGGTTGTATTTAATGAAGCAATTCATGGAACAGATTCCGGATGTGCTGCTGGAAGCCGCCAAGATGGACGGCGCAAGTGAATACCGTATCTTCTGGTCCATCGTCATGCCTAACGTTAAGCCGGCTTGGCTGACGCTCATTATTCTATTATTCCAGATTCTGTGGGGCAGTGACGGGAACGGGTTCATTTACAGCGAACAGCTGAAATCGCTTCACTTCGCAGCAGCCCAGGTAGTGGCCGGGGGAATTGCCCGTTCCGGTGCGGCGGCGGCGGTCGCCCTCATTCTAATGAGCGTGCCCATTACGCTGTTTATTTTCTCGCAGAGCCGGATCATAGAGACGATGGCTACTTCGGGAATGAAGGACTAA
- a CDS encoding carbohydrate ABC transporter permease, producing MRGNKLSLNHKRSFLGIAFITPWLLGFVFLFATPLIQSIKFSFSKLTVDPSGFSLNWVGWSNFNNALFIDASFNRVLTESVRDMVLNVPMILFFSLFSATLLNQKFRGRILARAIFFLPVILASNAISAAEASGLINLVGDATAVNELGQSGSQYNVMSMVMILSDIGLPLSFVDYIVDAILRIYEIITSSGVQILIFLAALQSVPGAMYEVAKIEGATAYESFWKITFPLVSPLILTNVIYTIIDSFSGSTVTRMIFTTAFTTQNFGLSAAMSWIYTLIISLILIIVGYGLSKRVHYN from the coding sequence ATGAGGGGGAATAAGCTCAGCTTAAATCACAAGCGCTCTTTTCTGGGTATAGCCTTTATTACGCCATGGCTGCTAGGATTCGTGTTCCTGTTCGCGACTCCGCTCATTCAGTCCATTAAATTCAGCTTCAGCAAATTAACCGTAGATCCATCCGGATTCTCACTGAACTGGGTGGGCTGGTCTAACTTCAACAATGCGTTGTTCATAGATGCGTCCTTTAACCGCGTATTAACCGAATCCGTCAGGGATATGGTGCTTAACGTTCCGATGATCCTGTTCTTCAGCCTCTTCTCGGCAACGCTGCTGAATCAGAAATTCCGGGGGAGAATTCTGGCCCGTGCGATATTCTTTCTGCCGGTTATTCTGGCCTCCAACGCGATATCGGCGGCAGAAGCATCCGGACTGATCAATCTGGTTGGCGATGCTACGGCTGTGAACGAATTGGGTCAGTCGGGCTCACAGTATAATGTCATGTCGATGGTTATGATTCTGAGTGATATCGGTTTGCCGCTGTCGTTCGTGGATTATATTGTGGACGCCATCCTGCGGATCTATGAGATTATTACGAGTTCGGGTGTACAGATTCTGATCTTTCTGGCTGCGCTGCAGTCTGTTCCCGGGGCCATGTATGAGGTAGCCAAGATTGAAGGGGCAACCGCCTATGAATCCTTCTGGAAAATTACATTTCCGTTAGTGAGCCCGCTCATCCTGACCAACGTTATTTATACCATTATTGACTCTTTCTCGGGCAGTACGGTGACCCGGATGATATTTACAACCGCGTTCACCACACAGAATTTCGGTCTCAGTGCGGCGATGTCCTGGATTTATACGCTGATTATCAGCCTTATCCTGATCATTGTGGGTTATGGGCTATCCAAAAGAGTGCATTACAACTGA
- a CDS encoding NHL repeat-containing protein — MIAKKWLLAVMAASLLLFHAAPAPAYAESTPYESYNYNYWEEAVPAPAAYIPDRTLSGKDLGVGDFRDPGDMVVAASGLIYIVDSGNGRIVCLDSDWKVNKVISGFDNQGKADTFKNPSGLYVNHEGNLFVADTDNGRIVVLSQDGVLLRMIEQPQSDILPADFKFIPVKVTVDQAERVYVIAKGIFEGIMQFDQNGDFIGYVGTNKVKRDYTEYVWRMLSTKAQKAQMALFVPTEFSNIDVDSKGFLYATNIDPGSKEPIKRLNPSGEDVLKRFGYFDIKGDIRFRLSVGPSKFTDIKVLANGMYSALDANQGKVFTYNDEGDLLYVYGGKGNQVGTFKIPVAVEFSGGNQLVLDRGKGNIVIFKPTRFGTRVNQAVGYHYNGEDAQAVPVWREVLQLNSNYDIAYIGIGKSLLMEKNNKEALEYFELGMDRDGYSVAFKRYRREVMQEHFGTFLTAIMVLAAVWIAFKLFSFWRRKRLSETSKQASQNLKEGKAHEAGFH; from the coding sequence TTGATAGCAAAAAAATGGCTGCTCGCGGTTATGGCAGCATCCCTGCTGTTATTTCATGCAGCTCCTGCGCCGGCGTATGCTGAGTCTACGCCCTATGAGAGCTACAACTATAATTACTGGGAAGAAGCAGTACCTGCACCTGCTGCTTATATACCGGATCGCACCCTTTCAGGCAAGGATCTTGGGGTAGGCGATTTTCGGGATCCTGGCGACATGGTCGTTGCGGCAAGTGGACTGATCTATATTGTCGATAGCGGAAACGGACGGATTGTCTGCCTGGATAGTGACTGGAAGGTTAACAAGGTCATCAGCGGCTTTGATAACCAAGGCAAGGCAGATACATTCAAGAATCCAAGCGGATTATACGTTAATCATGAAGGCAATTTATTTGTTGCCGATACGGATAACGGACGTATTGTTGTTCTATCCCAGGATGGCGTTTTGCTCCGGATGATAGAGCAGCCGCAATCTGATATTTTACCGGCTGACTTCAAGTTTATTCCCGTCAAGGTGACCGTGGATCAGGCTGAACGGGTCTATGTCATTGCTAAGGGGATATTCGAAGGAATAATGCAGTTTGATCAGAACGGTGACTTTATCGGTTATGTAGGTACGAACAAGGTGAAGCGTGACTATACCGAATATGTATGGCGGATGCTCTCAACCAAAGCGCAGAAAGCGCAAATGGCGCTGTTTGTGCCTACAGAGTTCTCCAATATCGATGTGGATTCCAAAGGGTTTCTGTATGCCACCAATATTGATCCGGGCTCGAAGGAACCCATCAAGCGTCTTAATCCATCCGGCGAGGATGTGCTGAAGCGGTTCGGATACTTCGATATTAAGGGTGATATCCGGTTCCGGTTGTCGGTAGGACCTTCGAAGTTCACAGATATTAAGGTTCTTGCGAACGGGATGTACAGTGCTCTAGATGCTAACCAGGGCAAAGTATTCACCTACAATGATGAAGGCGATCTTCTCTATGTATACGGCGGCAAGGGCAACCAGGTGGGAACCTTCAAAATACCGGTAGCGGTAGAATTCTCTGGCGGGAACCAGCTTGTTCTGGACCGGGGAAAAGGAAACATAGTCATCTTCAAGCCAACCCGGTTTGGCACCCGTGTGAATCAAGCAGTGGGGTATCACTATAATGGTGAAGATGCCCAGGCTGTCCCGGTGTGGAGGGAAGTTCTGCAGCTGAATTCCAACTATGATATCGCTTATATCGGCATTGGCAAATCATTGCTGATGGAGAAAAACAATAAAGAGGCGCTGGAATATTTCGAGCTCGGAATGGACCGCGACGGTTATTCTGTAGCCTTCAAACGGTACCGCAGAGAAGTCATGCAGGAGCACTTCGGAACATTTTTGACAGCGATAATGGTCCTGGCGGCCGTATGGATTGCTTTCAAGCTCTTTAGCTTCTGGAGAAGAAAGCGGCTGTCCGAAACATCCAAGCAGGCTTCGCAGAACCTTAAGGAGGGTAAAGCCCATGAGGCAGGATTTCATTAA
- a CDS encoding DUF5696 domain-containing protein, protein MKNRKILVAVLACAAAVCILAASALFFTSRGVKAVEASSYMEVTAELEAGSELTALPDSSKGVPGMQLVADDAELSLYYNPETTEVAVKDKRQGHIWYSNPVNRDEDALASGFEKELLSSQLTVLFRDAVGTLESYTNFAQSISSKQFTAERIKNGLRIVYTIGDTSIGIDALPKYISVTRMEERVLSKLDESSAKYVRLRYYPKEGSPEVLERIDAQVSKALVLGKMTAAFTKSGYSAEDLAFDNEENGIGGGAGSTKPNFVIPLEYRLDGGSLVVSVPVNQVKESGEYQIRSLEVLNMFGAADQQTDGYMLVPDGSGSLIYLNNGKVKEEQYVQRVYGPDPNDNSYRRGQVSENARMPVYGLKAGDAAWFAVIEKGDAIASIAADISGKKNSYNFIHSSYTLRGEDELELYTGSTIQEIQLLNEEIYKGDIQVRYSFLSKDKASYSGMAELYRNKLVTEESLQPLEEEQNIPFYLGMLGAVDKQKSFLGVPYRSEIAMTSFGQAAQIADQLKQDGIDRLLMRYTGWSEKGVNHATPNKLKTESVVGSKSELLELTKKLEQSGGTLFPDVAFQQIYHDDGGFTPSSDAARFVTREEAELYPYNRAFNRMDMTLGSYYLLSPAKLPYYVDTFMNKYKSYEMKGVSLRDLGSVLSSDFRVSRVIQRETAKQIVEEQLGKLNQNIGQTMIAGGNAYAWPYSDNLINVPTSSSGFVLTDEEIPFYEMVIHGFINYAGAAVNLSDEQDIRQQLLRSVELGAAPHFSWSYEPSSKLKFTHFDSMYATYYKDWYDQAVSMYKEVNNVLSPVQNAQIVNHIRHQEGVVEVEYSNGITIYVNYTDEDVSVQGFTIGAGQYGIEGGQS, encoded by the coding sequence GTGAAAAATCGTAAAATACTGGTTGCGGTGCTGGCCTGTGCCGCAGCTGTCTGTATCCTTGCCGCTTCTGCCTTATTCTTCACCTCCCGCGGAGTCAAGGCTGTTGAAGCCTCTTCCTATATGGAAGTAACTGCTGAGCTTGAAGCCGGAAGCGAGCTGACTGCACTGCCTGATTCGTCGAAGGGTGTACCGGGAATGCAGCTGGTAGCAGATGATGCAGAGCTGTCCTTATACTACAATCCTGAAACAACGGAAGTAGCAGTTAAGGATAAACGTCAAGGCCATATCTGGTACAGCAATCCGGTCAACCGTGATGAGGATGCTCTGGCTTCAGGATTCGAGAAGGAGCTGCTGTCATCGCAGTTAACGGTACTGTTCCGTGACGCTGTAGGTACGCTGGAATCCTATACCAACTTCGCCCAGAGCATCAGCAGCAAACAGTTTACTGCCGAGAGGATTAAGAATGGGCTTCGTATTGTATATACCATTGGGGATACGTCGATTGGAATCGATGCTCTGCCTAAGTATATAAGTGTAACGAGAATGGAAGAGAGGGTTCTGTCCAAGCTGGATGAGTCTAGTGCTAAATATGTAAGACTGCGCTATTACCCCAAAGAGGGCAGCCCGGAGGTTCTGGAACGGATTGATGCCCAAGTCTCCAAAGCGCTGGTTCTGGGTAAAATGACAGCCGCTTTTACGAAGTCCGGTTATTCTGCGGAAGATCTGGCCTTCGATAATGAGGAGAATGGAATAGGCGGCGGTGCCGGATCGACCAAGCCAAACTTCGTTATTCCGCTGGAATACCGGTTAGATGGAGGATCACTGGTTGTATCCGTCCCCGTGAACCAGGTCAAGGAAAGCGGAGAGTATCAGATACGCAGCCTTGAGGTGCTCAATATGTTTGGGGCTGCAGATCAGCAGACAGATGGCTACATGCTCGTTCCTGACGGCTCTGGCAGCCTGATTTATTTGAATAATGGAAAAGTGAAGGAAGAGCAGTATGTACAGCGTGTGTATGGCCCGGACCCTAACGATAACAGCTACAGACGCGGGCAGGTCAGTGAGAATGCAAGAATGCCGGTGTATGGATTAAAGGCCGGTGATGCTGCGTGGTTCGCCGTGATCGAGAAAGGAGATGCCATAGCCAGCATAGCCGCCGATATCAGCGGCAAGAAGAACTCATACAATTTCATTCACAGCAGCTACACCTTGCGGGGGGAGGATGAGCTTGAGCTGTACACAGGCTCTACAATCCAGGAGATACAGCTGCTGAATGAAGAAATATACAAAGGTGATATTCAGGTTCGCTATAGCTTCCTGAGCAAGGACAAGGCCAGCTATTCAGGAATGGCAGAGCTGTACCGGAATAAGCTGGTGACGGAGGAATCGCTGCAGCCTTTAGAGGAGGAGCAGAACATTCCTTTTTATCTGGGTATGCTGGGGGCTGTCGATAAACAGAAGTCATTTCTTGGCGTCCCTTACCGGTCCGAGATTGCAATGACCTCCTTCGGGCAGGCTGCGCAAATTGCGGATCAATTGAAGCAGGATGGCATTGACCGGTTGCTTATGCGGTATACGGGCTGGTCTGAAAAAGGCGTAAACCACGCTACACCAAATAAGCTGAAGACTGAAAGTGTTGTGGGAAGCAAATCGGAGCTCCTTGAATTAACGAAGAAGCTGGAACAGTCAGGCGGGACGTTATTCCCGGATGTGGCTTTCCAGCAGATTTATCATGATGATGGCGGCTTTACACCCTCCTCCGACGCAGCAAGATTCGTGACAAGGGAAGAGGCAGAGCTTTATCCTTACAATCGGGCATTTAACAGGATGGATATGACGCTCGGAAGCTACTATTTATTGTCTCCTGCCAAGCTGCCTTATTATGTTGACACGTTTATGAACAAGTATAAATCCTATGAAATGAAAGGAGTATCCCTGCGGGATCTCGGCAGTGTGCTCAGCTCGGACTTCCGGGTTAGCCGGGTCATTCAGCGGGAAACGGCCAAACAAATCGTGGAAGAACAGTTGGGTAAACTTAATCAGAACATCGGCCAAACCATGATCGCAGGGGGAAATGCCTACGCATGGCCCTACTCCGACAATCTGATCAATGTACCCACATCCTCCAGTGGATTCGTACTGACAGATGAAGAAATCCCTTTCTATGAAATGGTCATTCATGGCTTCATCAACTACGCAGGGGCTGCGGTTAATCTGAGTGATGAACAGGATATCAGGCAGCAGCTGCTTCGCTCGGTTGAGCTTGGTGCGGCACCGCATTTCTCTTGGTCGTATGAACCCTCCTCCAAGCTGAAGTTCACTCATTTTGACAGCATGTATGCAACCTATTACAAGGATTGGTACGATCAGGCGGTTTCGATGTACAAGGAAGTCAATAACGTGCTCTCCCCCGTACAGAATGCGCAAATCGTGAACCATATACGCCATCAGGAGGGTGTTGTGGAGGTAGAGTACAGCAACGGTATAACAATCTATGTCAATTACACTGATGAGGATGTCTCCGTCCAAGGATTCACAATCGGAGCCGGACAATATGGGATAGAAGGTGGGCAGTCATGA
- a CDS encoding glycosyl hydrolase, with the protein MYNQSDSRYTVDPKLVNPRADANARRLMKYLCDIYGSRILTGQQIGVESTPELDILYGVTGKYPAVYGFDFMNYSPSRTERGAECRDTDTAIDWWKSGGIVTFCWHWNAPKDLIDLPPDKNWDTGFYTKATTFDITQAMDHPESEEFQLLLRDMDVIALQLKRLQDAGVPVLWRPLHEASGGWFWWGAHGADPCIRLWKLMYDRMTNMHKLNNLIWVWNGQHADWYPGDEYVDIIGEDLYPSVRDYSSQQEHFQKARTYTKQNKVIALSENGVLPDPDLMLKDQALWAWNCTWYGTFVYVTEDGRREYSSAYTEREQLIKYYDHPLTVTKDELPNLIEYDI; encoded by the coding sequence ATGTACAATCAAAGCGATTCCAGATATACAGTGGACCCTAAACTCGTGAATCCGCGAGCAGATGCGAATGCCCGCAGACTGATGAAATATCTATGTGACATCTATGGGTCCCGCATATTAACTGGCCAGCAGATTGGAGTCGAATCGACCCCCGAGCTTGATATCCTATACGGGGTAACCGGTAAGTACCCGGCTGTATATGGCTTTGACTTCATGAACTACTCGCCCTCCCGAACGGAACGGGGGGCAGAGTGCAGGGATACCGACACGGCCATCGATTGGTGGAAGAGCGGGGGGATCGTCACCTTTTGCTGGCATTGGAATGCTCCCAAGGATCTCATCGATCTTCCTCCAGACAAGAACTGGGATACCGGATTCTATACCAAGGCAACTACCTTTGACATTACGCAGGCGATGGACCATCCGGAATCGGAGGAGTTTCAATTGCTCCTTCGGGATATGGATGTTATAGCGCTGCAGTTGAAACGGCTGCAGGATGCCGGGGTGCCCGTACTATGGAGGCCATTGCATGAGGCATCGGGTGGCTGGTTCTGGTGGGGAGCGCATGGCGCAGATCCTTGTATCCGGCTGTGGAAACTGATGTACGACCGGATGACGAATATGCATAAGCTGAACAATCTGATCTGGGTATGGAATGGCCAGCATGCCGATTGGTACCCGGGTGACGAATACGTCGATATTATCGGAGAGGATCTGTATCCTTCAGTCAGGGATTACAGCTCACAGCAGGAGCATTTTCAGAAAGCAAGGACTTATACGAAGCAGAACAAAGTGATAGCCTTATCGGAGAACGGCGTATTGCCAGACCCGGATTTGATGCTGAAGGATCAAGCCCTGTGGGCCTGGAACTGCACATGGTACGGCACGTTTGTCTATGTGACAGAAGATGGCCGAAGAGAATACAGCAGTGCATACACGGAGAGGGAACAGCTGATCAAATATTATGATCATCCTCTTACGGTGACCAAGGATGAGCTTCCAAATCTGATAGAATACGATATCTAA